The sequence CCCCCTTTACACCACAAAATACAAATTACCCATCAAAATACATTcacttctttttgttgttgttggctttttttttttttttccctattcaAAACTCCTCCACGAACTGCAGCCAGTCCTCCCCGCTGTCCAatgcccctggggctgggcgGGCCGGCGGCAGCTCAGACATCGGTGCTGATGCTGCGGCTGCGGGAGAACGCCTCCCGCATGGCCGAGAGCCGGTTGGGGTTGAGCGCCTGCAGGTTGGACACGGGCAGCGCCAGGTCCTCCTGGCTCACCGTCTTGTAGCTCACCCTGTCCCCCCCGTTGTGCAGCTCCTCGGGGGGCTCCTGCAGGAAGAAGGTGGGGGGCTCCTGCAGGAAGGAGGTGGTGGGCTCCTGGAGGAAGGAGGTGGTGGGTTCTTGGAGGAAGGATGTGGTGGGTTCTTGGAGGAAGGAGGTGGTGGGTTCTTGGAGGAAGGAGGTGGTGGGTTCTTGGAGGAAGGAGGTGGTGGGCTCCTGGAGGAAGGATGTGGGGGGCTCTTGGAGGAAGGAGGTGGGGGGCTCTTGGAGGAAGGAGGTTGGGGGCTCGTAGGGAGCgcagctggggcagctgggcCGGCTCTGGGCTGGTTTTTTGGCGAAGGGGGATGAGGAGTAGAGCGAGGGGCCGTTGGTCAGCACTACGTTGCGGTTGCAGTGCAGCGGAGGGATGTGCGAGTGCACGGCGAAGTCGggctcctcctcgtcctcctcggaTTCATCCTTCTTGCAGCAGTAGTACTGAAACGGGAAGGGGCTCAGctggcacccccagagctgccaggccagcagccCTCCCCGCTGAGGCACCCCCGGGCCTTACCTGGAGCCTACAGTAGCAGAGGACGGCGATGATACAGAGTAAAATGACAGTCGCTAATATTCCACCTGTGATGACCACGGTCCCGGCTGTCATCCGCCCTCTTCTCCATTAACAGCCTGCAAAATGGAGTGCACGGGGTGAGGGGgtgggctgcagagccccaaaCTCTCTGCCTACCCCCTTCTGAAGCGGGCTGAAAAGCAGGAGGGCTCTGAAGGGCAGAATCGGAAtccacagggcagctgtgggaAGTCACCAGGGAGTCACCACAAATGCCACCTTGCAGGTGTAAGGGTTAAAAAAACTTCATGCAGTGAGTgagaagcagctctggggtcacaTCTGTCCGTTCTGCCCTCAGGAGGGGAAGCCAAGGGAAATAACACCAGGcaccaagggcactctcccagCTCCTACCTGGTGGCAGAAGGCTGCAGTGATGGGAGAAGGAGCCCTGCAATGAGGATTTCTGATCTGcactcatttttctctgagcCTCTAATCCATTTTCCCCATGAAAACAATGTGGTATTTGAATTTGGAATAACCCCACCTGCTAAGTGAGCCTTTAATgactgcagggagctgggtgctgccctccctgagagcaggacCTGCCTGAGGCACCAGGATCCTCCACTTCACCCACAGTgttggggggctctgggggcaccCCAGGATGATGTTTGGCAGCCCCAGGTGAGCTGTCAGTGCACATCACAGAGATGCTGTGGCTCAGCTTGCATTTTGGGGTACCACCAGCACTCTTCTCTCCCTGGAACGCCCCTtgggagctggcacagcacagggagcagcagaaagtccctgtccccctgtccctgtccccctgtccctgctgggctctccCAGAGGGCAGATGTTGTGTATCATGCACAGCACGAGCCCTGCAACACCAGCAGGGGTTTGCTCTCAGCATCCCTGCCCTGAATGCTCACGGGAGGCCTCGagctcctccccagcccaggatcAGACACAGCTTTGTGCCCCAGGAAGGATGCTGGGGAGACGGGGTACCTGCCTGCTCACACACCTGCCAGCAGCTAGGACACACTGGCACTAAAACTGGCACAAATAAAGCTCCAGCAACATTTTAGTTcgggctgggaacagcaggaGAGACATAAATTAAGGGAGAAATCCTACCCTGACCACCTACTCTCCAAGTGCTTTAACAAAGCTGGCTCCCAGCTCGTGCTATCAGGTTAAAGCAAAAACCAgccaccccagccccaaatTACTTCAGCACCCGAGGAAAAGCAACTGTATCTGTCAGGGATTTAACCTGCttccaaagcaaacaaacctgTGCCATATTTTCAGGCACTTAATGTCCTGCTAAAGTTGGGTGAGTGCTGAATGGATAAAGCAGCATCACGTTTTAtgttgctgctgagcagctcgggaggagggaagggaattTATCCCGATGGCTTCACGGCTCCTCACACCCTTCTCACACCCCACGGCCCTGGGGCAAGAGCTGGGCCAAATCCTGCCCTCATTCCTCGGGGAAAACGCTctgaggaggctcagggggagcagcacaCCATGGGGAGGGTTTGCAAACGATGCATCAGTGATTTAGAAACTTTGGCTGCTGTTTAAAGAGGGATGGAGGCGCCTGGCTGGGCCAGGTGCCAGCTGGAAATGCCCATCCCTGGGCACTTTGCTGCTCCCATTTGCAGTCCCCATGCTGCCCCAGAGCCAAAGGCAGggggggcagggctggggcaagagcctggctctggggTGGCCACTCAACCCTGCAGGCTCTCAGGGATAGGAGCTGCGCCCATCACAGAGCATCAGCATCTCCCTGCCGGCCCGAGATGGGAGgtggcaggcagagctctgccagggagGGCTCTCTGCCTTTTCCACCCATTAATTAAAGCCCCGGGGcacaagccagggctgcactgaGCCAATttccatggttcctgtccagacGTGGCATCGCAGCCACTGCTCCCTCCGGAGCTGGACCATTTGCatttctcccttctcccctccccaaACATACTTCTCTGATTAAAGCTGCATACCTGGAAGCTTTAAACCCTCCAGCGTGCAAAGGGGGAGGAAAGCAGAGCATGTGGAGGCCCATAAGCTGAACAATTCCTGTCTAGACCTCCTTTTTACATTTGTTCCTAATTTCACGCTCCACAGGCTCCCAGATTCATATATTTAGCAATAAATATCCTGGTAAAAGGAAGTGctttgcagctctgctgtggtcTCTGAGAAGGTATGCAGGAGCCCTGCTCTgaggagcacaggcagggagaCTCAGTCCTGGGAGAGCTCAGCTCCTTCCTCCAGCTTTAGGAGCCCTCCAGCTCCCAAGGATGCCTGAACCCATCCAAACTCAGCCCCCAGCACATCATCcatccctggcaggcagcagcaaggggctgcaggggggtgTAACTCCATCCACAGAGGCTGTTtgcctccagcccagctgccctttGCTGTAGGAAGGTGGTCCCCAGTGCCATGGGGTGATGGTGGCCCTGGGGTTACTGGGAGCACGCAGGGCTTGATGCAAAACTTCTCCTTTCTCAGAGTGAAAAGGACAGGTTGTGCTGCTACAAAGCAAAACCACAGTTCCCAGACGCaggtcctgcaggagctgtttgGTTTTagacacagccctgtgccacctGCCTGCCTTTgcatgtccctgccatggctgagGATGTGGATTTTGAGGTTGAACCATTCACTAAGGGCCAGACCTGCCTCACCCTTTTCTCCTGTcttcccctgggcactgccatgAGGAGCTGCCCAACCCAGGGGCTGGGAGAAGCTTCTCCTGAACAACAGTGAACGGGAGAGGAAGGGTTGGGATGAGGAATCATCCTCTTTCCACCTCCCCAGCACCTTGAACACGGCCCCAGGACCAGCACGGGTGCCCAGTGTGGGGAgaggctgctcacagctgcgCCTGGCCCCGTGCTGCCTCTGGGGAGGGCTGCGTGGGAggaaggctgcagagcagctgggggggctgagctcagccccaACCAAGGCTCCAGCAAATACCCGGCTCTGAAAAGCTGAGCTCCAGGTCCAGAGGCTCCTGTGGACTGGCCTGATCCTGCCTGGTGAAGCTTGGGGGGGAAGGAAATGGGGATGGAAAAGGAAACTGCTCCGAGGTTCCTCTGAGCACCCAGTTAAGCCAACTTGTAGGGTTTGCAGGGATTAAGAATTATCTTCTGGGCAATTCAATAAATGAGGCTTTCAGctgtcccatcccaccccaaCTCCCATCTGCAGGGCAACAAAGTCACTCCTCCAAAGAGTTTTGCAGcagctggaagtgctgccatgGCAAGTGGTTAAAGAAGGGCAATGCTGGTGCTGCTGAAGCTGGGCCTGCACAAGGAGATCGTGCCTTACATGCCAAGAGCTGTATCCCAAAGCTTGTCCCTCTGCACTGCCACTGCatcccccagcagccctggagccagaggcagcacagccctcTGTTCACCAGAAAAGTGGGAATTCATTCACCTGTCTCCAGGAGCTGGAGACTCAGACAAAACAGCCAGGCTGGGTACAAAATGCCAGCTGGCAACACAGTCAGAGTGCTGGCAGGATGGATCCTGCCCGGGCCCAGCACTGGAGGAGGCAGGAGGTGAGAGCTGTGGTGaacacacagggacaggcacagaaACACCCCAGGGAACTGAGAGCCCTGGTGAACACACAGGAACAAGCACAAAAACACCCCCTGGACCAAGGAACTACAGGGAGCTGAGAACCACCCTGGtgaacacagagaaaaacataaaaacacCCCCTGCTCCAGGGATCTACAGGGAGCTGAGAGCCCTGGTGAATACACAGGGACAAACATAAAAACAccctctgctccagggacacccagcTCTAACCTCAGCGTGAGACCCTGCCCCTGGCCCACAGTctgtgcaggggagcagggctcagctctgccctgtgctcccaAACAGCCAAgatggagaagagaagggaggaaaaaaaggaaaacacccAATCCCACCCTCGTCAGGGAGCAGGGGAGGCCAGCGCCGTGTCCTGGAGTGACACCAGGCTGCctgtcctggctctgctctgctctgcacatccctggctctgctctgcacatccctggctctgctctgtgcttggACAAGCTGTGCACCGAGTGCGTGGGTGTCCTGCAGCACCCTGGAAGGGCCTCTGAGGGGGGACtgaccccagcacagccctggctgaccctcctctgggctgctggggaggaCCAGCTCATTGGCAAGGGAAGGAGCTCAATGGGGGGGTGAGGAGGCTGGGGAGGTTGGAGTTCTGTGTGGAAATTGGGCGttgagcagctgtgtgggggGCAGGTGAGTGTGaccctgtgtgctgcaggtcctgccctggctgggcaaTGCAGCCACTTCCCAGCTCATCCAGCTGCCACCAAGCCTGACACTGACACTGCTGGTCAGGCCCTGCctcagaaggaaggaaaagagctCAGCATGATGCCAGGGAAAAATGTGAGGGGTGCTGGCTGTCCCAAATGCCGCTGCCCTAAGCCACTGGGCCTTGCTGCTTTCTGTCCCCAAATTGGGTGCAGGCAGCATCAAGGATCTTGAACCAGAACAAGAAATCCCACTGCAATAAACtgtccagagcagagcagactgGATCCGAGCCCTTGATGCTGTAAATTCAGGATAAGCCTGGCTTACACTCCTCTGTGTTCACCCTGGAGCTCCATAAgtgccacagctctgcccaAAGGCAAACACCAGAGAGCTTTGGTGTGAAGGAACTGCCACTAGCCTGGGAGGTGGGAAAGCAGCAAATAaaccaggagccagcagcagttTGGTGGCAAATCCAGCCTTCCTGGTGCATTTCCCCAGCTCCTGTAATCCTACCCAGTCAATGAGTgagagctgggctctgggaacGGCCGGgcaaggtgccagcaggagACTTTGCATCACCAGAGCCAGGACAGGGCAGCTGCCAGAAACACAGGCGGGAACGTGGCTTTCCAGATGAAAAACACTTTAACCAGAGGGCCTGCATCAGTCCTGCGTGCTGCCTGTCCCCTCCTGAGGGCAGCATTCCTGGCCTGGGGGCCGATGTTGCTGCAGGATTCACACAGCCAGGCCGGGCTGTGGGTGGGCTGGGTCACTGCAGACCCCTGGCTTTGGCAAGGCCGCCTGGGCACTCCTCACACAACGAGACACATGTCACCATCCCCTGcttgcccagcccagcagcagggctgtccccatggGTAACCCAGGCACTCCAAGGGGGTTTTGAATATTTTATGAGCAGAGGGCACTTGGctctctgctgtgccctgtTGGGACAATGCTCCTGACAAATTCCCAGCCTCATCCACAGCACATGGGTCCTCCTGGGTGCTGGAGATGCCTCAGAGATCCCAGCAGTCCCAAATTCCAACCAGCatcccccagggctgtgctcatcCCCTCTCTGCTCAGACACTGCCcttggcagagcagctcctgcactcaGGAGGGCTTTCCCCACCCTCAAAGGCACCACTATTGATGATCCCTGGAATCAGAAGGAATCCTGTGAGCCTGTGGCACATCAGAGAGGGCTCCACCAGCTGGGAGATGCCTGTAATGCTGTCATGGGCTTTTAACAGCAAACACAACAGAGAACAGAACATTCCACATCCACCTGTCCCCTTCTGGTGGCCTTAGAGACATAAACCCAAGTACAGAGGTCACTGTCACAGGGATAACCCACAGCCCAGACTCCTGAGAGAGtcccccagccctcctgcagctggcacagcccctggtGCTTCAGCTCCCACTGATGTCCAGAGCAGAAACCACACGTTGGGAAGAGAAATTCTCCCTGGTGCCTGATGAATTATTTATCAGGCAGGACCCTGCTGGAATAGTGCTCGGCTCTGCAGAACAGGATCCCAGGCTTGGGCAGGgctcagggacactggggatggctgagggcaggacaacaCCTGCTCAGGAAAGGTCTGAGTGCCCTGCCAGTGCCTCCAAGGCTGGAGGGACATCAGGATCACACAGATGAGCCCTGGGGGATTTAGGGATGTATCCCTCATGCAATAAACTCCTCCAGAGGGCTGGAGGGACCAGGGATTGTTCCTCTCCTTTCTGCCCATTCTCAGCTCAGCCCCTTGCAGCCAGAAAATctcccccagtgctcccagagcagtgctggggtggggaaTGGGTCACACTGAGCTGCTCCTTCTGCCTGCTCCCATTATAATTTAATATAACCACATATAAATGGTATTACAGATAATTAACCGCCTAAAATTTATAATGAAAAGTATTTTGTTAAATATCACATGTCAGTCCAACAACTCCTTGCTGTATAAGCTTTTTCCAAATAGCAGGGACACACTGTATATGCACCTCTGCAGCTGTCCTTGACACAGAACGGAATTTTGGGTTGAAGAGACCTTTAAAGGTGATCAGGTGTGACCCCCACAAcctgccagagcagccaggctgcatTGCTGCGTGACAGCAAAACCCAGCAGGGGAAGCTCAGGCTGATCCAGAGATCCATCCTACAGCAAGAGCCGCTGCAAACTGTGGGGTTtcctgaagtaaaaaaaaaaaaaaagaagttcacGGCAGCGTCAGGGATGCTCTCGCAGCAGTTTTTACAGCGGAGATTAGCTCTCAGTCTGAGTTTCCCGACTCTTCAGAAGGTTTCCTTGGATGCAGGGGTTGCCCATCGCGGCAATGTGTGCTCGGCACTAATGAGGCACTAATGGCACCGAGCACAAGCAAATCACGCCTCACAGAAACAATATTTGCACAGCTCATCAAAGTGCCGTGAAGGCTTACTAAGCACGGCGGCAGGAATTTCAACGAGTGCAGATGCTCCGCGGGGAGAGGccgtgctgctggcagggctggggaatcGCTGAATCACCTGGATGCTGCCCTTGGGGATGCCCCCTCAGGATGTCCCCACCGCCACCTGAAAGTGCTGCTGGCCTCATCCCACAGTGACTGGGGAAGGTGACTGTGGACATTCCTGCACTGATGGagtgcccaccctgctctgcccctctgtgGAAATGAACGGCCCCATCCTGAAAGCACCCACGGGGCGCTGGTGGCATCGAGAGGAATGCTGGTGACATCAAGAGAGGAAGGCTGGTGACATCAAGAGAAATGCTGGTGACATCGAGAGAGGAAGGCTGGTGACATCAAGAGAAATGCTGGTGACATCGAGAGAGGAAGGCTGGTGACATCAAGAGAAATGCTGGTGACATCGAGAGAGGAAGGCTGGTGACATCAAGAGAGGAATGCTGGTGGCATCGAGAGAGGAATGCTGGTGACATCAAGAGAGGAATGCTGGTGACATCAAGAGAGGAATGATGGTGACATCGAGAGAGGAATGCTGGTGACATCAAGAGAGGAATGGTGGTGGCATCGAGAGAAGAATGCTGGTGACATGACAGGAATGCTGGTGGCATCGAGAGAGGAATGCTGGTGGCATCGAGAGAGGAATGCTGGTGGCATCGAGAGAGAAATTCTGGTGACATCGAGAGAGGAATGCTGGTGACATCGAGAGAGGAATGCTGGTGACATCGAGAGAGGTGCTGGTGACAatggcagggctgctggagacATCCAGGGGTATTGGATTTTACCAATACAGGGGGATGCCCACCAGTGCACCCCTGCACGCCAACCCTACAGTGGCATCAGTCCAGGACAGTAAATCCAAAAACCAggccccaggagctggtgcAGCAGTGATGGACTCGCCCCCAGGTCTGACagccagccaggctctgctgtgatCTCAGAACTGCTCCCAAACCACTCCAGAGGCTTTTATCCTCCCCAGTCCCACCTTTCACTGCCCAAGCAATCCCACTCTGCTTAAGCACCAGGAATTATTTCCATCCATCAGGGAAGCAGGTCATAATCCCAAACCCACATAAGCAGTCTaaactccttaaaaaaaaaaaaggaaaaaaaaaaagaagaaaaaatataaagatgTGCTGTCTTTCCACCCTGCATCATTTAATCACCTCTTGAGTATGGCTTAAGCAGCTGGAGATATTAAACACTAGACAGAGCAGGTTTGGGAATTAGCAGACTGGGATAAGGTGCTGCAATCGCTGCTGAGGGGGAAAGGTCAGGGAGTGGGGAGCAcacactgcccagcccaggctctTCTGGGCATCCTGCAGGCTGGAAATGTTCCTTGGCCAACCTGAAAAGCTCACTGAGAGCCAAATATAAACCTCACTCCTGATGAGGACTTTTCCCTGCTGCATCCACCATCTCACAGCAGAGCTCACTGCAGTCCCCCAGAAAGGCACAGTCAGAGACATCAAAAAGCCTTAATTGTCAGAAAGAGCTGCTGAACCAATGCAccaaaagtggggaaaaaaaaggaatttgttCTTCTGAAAGAGTGGCTCCAGAATTGCTCCATTCACACGGGTTTTGAACTCTCCTCACGCTGAGCACCAGGAGCTCAAAGAgctctgtgggagctgctgctgtccccaatgGCTCACTCCAGCACTCCTGCTGCCCCATCTCCCAGGAAATGCCTCCAGAACGGGGTTTCATggctcaggcagggctgctgggccaCGAGGATGGCAAACACTCACACAGAGTCACCAGGTGAGATCTCAGCTGgtgacagccctggctgggagctggagctgcctctgctcctgggggcatcagcactgggatgggagcagcactgccatcCACAACCAGCCTGGGAACAAGGATTTACAGGCCAGGGACACTGCACAGAGGGACAGCAAGGTGCTGGTACCCTCTGATGGCCACGCAGAAGCAGAAgatgtccctgtggctgcattAGCTCCCGGGATTTGTGGCTCTGCACATGCCACAGCCTCTGCATGGAGAGCCATCCCTATGGGAAACCATGGGCTGAGgtgcctctgctgccatccAGGCCTGTGCTAGTGGAAGCCCTGAATGCTTCAGAGCTCCTGTTTGCACCTTTTGGCTTCTGCTTCAGGCAGGCCCAAAGCCACACAgagtcctgctggccacactgccccagctgcaccttcagcctccctgcacagctgggacacagccctggctcaTCCCAGGAAACCTGACTCATTCCAGCTCCTCTGGTCCATCCCAGCACCTCTGGCTCATCCCAGGAAACCTGGCtcatcccagcagctctggttcATCCCAGAACCTCAGTCCACCCCAGGAGCTCTGGCTCTctggctctggcagtgcccatACCTCACAGGAAAACTGCTGCTACTCCAACACCCCTTTTTCAGACAGGGAGGTTGGTCACAGCTCTGTTTTTGAAGCCAAATTGCCCGAAACCCATCAAATTGCAGCCCATTTCCAGATGAGGTGGTTTCCACCTGGCCAGGCACAGGGTGAGGGGCAGGTCCAtgctgcaggcagccccagagcagggtTTGGGAAGGGTGAGCCCCACTCCTGACCCGGTGACCCCACAGATGtcccaggagctgaaggagccaTGGAtccccagctgagccagggatCAGTGGCGAGGAAGGGCATGTCCAGCCAGCAGCAAATCCAACAGCTCTGCACTTCCAAGGGCTGTGAGCACATCTCTGTGCAATGGGAAGATCCTCAGCAGATCAAAGCTGCACATCCTGCTTCCCTTTGCTCGGGAGGCACAGATCCAGGCTGGGAACCAGGGAgctcttttaaaatgaaatgcagcagcctgggagctTCAGGGGCGCCCTccacccagccagcagcacatccctctGTCATATTTTATGAGCAGAGGTCACTTGGctctctgctgtgccctgtTGGGAGAGTGCTCCTCACAAATTCCCAGCCTCATCCACAGCAGATGGATCCTCCTAGAGATGCCTCAGagatcccaaattcccacctgcatcccccagggctgtgctcaccCCATTTCTGCTCAGACACTGCCCTTGCAGcacccctgtgtccctgcccacccctgcCAGCTGTGGGTGGCTGTCTGGCAGCTGGTGACATCTCCATCAGCACCCCTGAGCTGTCCTGGGCTCTGGCTCCCCATGTAACCCATTTTTCCTCCTCAGTCcccctcctgtgccctgggaacactggcagctctgtgcttccagctcctgctgctgctgtgtgacacCCGGGGActccctgggtgctgcagccagccctgcctgggatcTCCAAACAGAGATACGTCGCtgctctcaaaaaaaaaaaccccaaaaaaaccaccagaagAAAGGGTTGGGAGTTTCCATAGCTACAGCTTCACACGGCTCTGGTGGAGGCTCTGGCTCAAGCCCTGTAATGAGGCACAAGCAGAGTGTTTTTTCCCACTCCAGCCCAGCAAGGCAGCGTGGTGCATGAATAAAGAAGAGGAGAAGAGAGGGGGAGCTCGGGGATCTTGGAAATAACACATAAATGCTAAGGACTGGAGTTTGGCACACGTTTcctgccctggtgctggggGGGCAGGAGCCCCTCACTCATCACACAGTGAGAGGAGCCTTCAGGCTGCTCCACACGGGCAGAGGACAAAAACTGCTGCTTTAAAATTCCtgtctgcctgctgctcccagggctggaccTCAGGGAAGCACCGAGGGAAGTGCAGAGGTTtagggctgctgccagggcagagccagtgcccacagcacctgggacagggggcTTGCCATGGCCTTTGTTCCAGGTAATGTCACCCCCTCGGGGCTGGTGTCAGCACTGCCACATGTGCATCTGAAAAGTGACCACAAAATCACAGGATTCCAGACTAGTTTGGGTCAGAGAGACCTTAAatttcatctcattccaccccttcACCTTTtcctatcccaggttgctccaagccctgtccaacctccccttggacacttccagggattgtGGACAAGAGGGAGATGGGCTTCCTCACTGTTTGCACCCTGGAGTTTTTCTATAAGCAGTAAAATCTCCTTATGTTATCCTCTTTAATAAGGATTTATCATTGCTGCATCAGGGAATTAATACAGACCGTCTGAGAGGGTAATTTTCAGATTCTTGGCAACTTACCATGAACCAGTTCCAgtaaattttcccttttttcctcacCTTAATTTTGTTACAGCTTTTCCTGGGAGATGAGAGAGGGAAAGATTTaactcagaggaaaaaaaaaaaccaaaaaaccacgaCAAACCCACAACAACAAAATCATAAGTGAAAGAGTGGAAAACATAAAGGAACTCACACAGCTCAGCTGAAAACCCTCATTAGAAGAATAAAGAAACTGAGAAAAACCTTCACACGAATTGCTCTGCTCAAGCCCACGTGGGCTGGGAAGTGCCAGGATCAAATGTTTGAGATATTGACTGTTCCCAGGGACAGCATCTTTCTGAGAGCAGAACACGTGTCAGGGATCTTCTTGCCTCTCGTCAGCACGGGGACgacaccagccctgcctttGAAATGACTCCTTGGTGCTGGAGAGGCCCTGGAGAgcgaggcaggggctgctgctcctcatctgccacctccttgctgtgcccagccagggAAGTGCTGCCACAGGCACTGAAAtgtgggaaactgaggcaggcgAGGGAGGATGGGTGTGACCAGAAGGTTCTGCTCGGTGCTGGAGCAtcctgagcaggctgcagctcctccttgcCTTGCTTGGCTGACTGGCAGCGCCTCAAAGGAGCAGAAAATGCCAGGGGGCTCCTGTCAGAAAGCCAAACCTCAGAGCAGTGCTCTGAATCCCACCCTGAGCCTGGCTGAAGGcacccccagcagccctgggaggggTCAGGGCCATGAAATACTTCCATCCATcctgggaagcaggaggaggctcacccagcaccccaaaatcccagctggaTTCCAGCTTTCCTCCCTGGCACCGTGAGCTGGCTTTGCCTCAGCACAATTGTTGGAACTCCTTGGGAAGCAGGAGTGTTCTCTGCTAAATAACACAGTTCACGTGCTGGACTGGGAGCTCAAATCAGCCAAACCTTCACTGATtttctgagctgagctgggatggactggaagCCCAGAACCAAATCAGCCAAACTTCATTAGTtttctgagctgtgctgggatagATTAGGAGTCCAGACCCAAA is a genomic window of Passer domesticus isolate bPasDom1 chromosome 18, bPasDom1.hap1, whole genome shotgun sequence containing:
- the FAM163B gene encoding protein FAM163B, which encodes MTAGTVVITGGILATVILLCIIAVLCYCRLQYYCCKKDESEEDEEEPDFAVHSHIPPLHCNRNVVLTNGPSLYSSSPFAKKPAQSRPSCPSCAPYEPPTSFLQEPPTSFLQEPPTSFLQEPTTSFLQEPTTSFLQEPTTSFLQEPTTSFLQEPTTSFLQEPTTSFLQEPPTFFLQEPPEELHNGGDRVSYKTVSQEDLALPVSNLQALNPNRLSAMREAFSRSRSISTDV